The DNA sequence catcttgtttcctacagagaaaaacttgagccttctctctctatacctagccaccaccttcttctctttctttcttcttcattctaaatttcgaacctcttagtgatagagtagtgcccacacacagcaagtgatacctcaatcatagtgaggaagatcctgaagaaagacattcaacaagaaggagattcaacactaaacaaaggagagaaaaagatcaaggttcatatcttaataatactctgcgacagaaaggatacaagtgtTAGAGATCTgtacggaaggagacatattatttcgctgtacccaatgtaaggtttctcatactttatatgtgtttaatttataatcgttttagaagttcatatttagggtgttaatcaacatacttgtgagtagatttaaatattggtaaaaataatttccaatatgttatacatatataatctatatataatatcatttataaataatataataaaattatatgaaatataatacttaattataataatagtaatatgaAATTCTTTGAaagtgttagttttttttttgagacAATAATTAGAAAGTGTTAGTTCTTTTtagcatatttatatatgtgaaaaaaaaattgatatagcGTAGTGTAGTGGGTCATGGAGTGCTATTGCAGCAGCCCACCCAAATCCACAACAATGGTCCGGCCCAATAAGAGTAAAGACTTTTTTTTTCTCACATGGGTAATTCGGCCCAAACACAATAGCAGCCCAACTAATGAAACTCTAAATGCtataaccataatataaatggaaatttacaaaaaaaaaaaaaaataatgtaatttgGCTTAATTTTTACATAAATACTGTCGCACggaaaatttttcaaaaatactgtgtttttatgaaacactagtaaaacacaaagcagaacaactcaaaataaCAATAGAACAACTACAAaataccagtgaaaacttaacacagtatactacagtatgaaacttataaaaaaatacaataaaaaagtaaaaaatactgccgaacagtatttttataaaaaattagcaaaagttagtataccatataaatttccctaatataaaaatatattttctaaccctAAAGCTTATTAACGGCAGCCACTATCTCtactcaaaaattcaattttttttttcaaacttctCTTCTTCTTGCTACAGCTGAAACAATGGTGATGATGTCTTCTAGGGTTTCAAAATTTAGGGTAGGGTTCTAAGATTTTTCTGGCTCTTCTCTACTTGCTTTACCCGAAACACTAACCCCAGAAAAATAAGTCTTGGTCAAAACACACTAAACCCGAACAGAAACCAACCCAGAAAATAAATCTCactaagacaaaaaaaaaaaaaaaagctttatCAAAAATACAGAGATTAAGATTAGAAATGGTTAAGATGAAGACACCATTTCGATCTCGGAGTTCATCAACAACAGGTTACAAAAGTTTTGATCTTTATTTCACATTCGTAGTACAGCAGTCCAATAAATCAtctcattattattaattaattttattttactatatattttttttaaggtacaCAGCAATCCAATAAATCATTTCTGTTTCAggtatttacataaataaaattctatttaTCCAATTAAtgtggtgttttttttttcattgttttcAATATGTAGCTATagcattttatatttttctcatttcttttCGTCTAGAGTATAACTTGTTTTAAtaatggttttttcttttttttttgccttCTTAATTTTGACCTTCTTACTACTACTAGGATTATTACTATTACTATCACTACCTAGTAATCATTCATACACGTTTTCCTTTGCTCTCTTTTTTACTTTCTTATAGTTTtgactttctttttctttctttatgcATTGTGTGGAAACAATTCCATAAGTTTTAGGTCAAATaatgttatttttctatttgGGATAGTCACTTTAGATAATATTTCATATTGATTGATTTGATTTGTTTACAATGTGAAATGTTTatctgaaaagaaaaaaaagtaaattagtaGTGTGTTGTTCGCTATGTAAATAGTGTAGATTTAGGCTATTTCGATCCTTTTAATTCATGATTGTGTATTCACTGCATGATAAAAACGGTTCGTAAGATAGTATGTTCATGTTCTTTACTCTAATATAAAATGATGCTTAACAATCACTATTAACTGATGCTTGTTttgtttaatataattataatacaaTAGCATTTGtcaataaaatacaataatattaattatattaaaatattttaattaaacaaaataaaatttcttttcTATCATTCAAATAATCAAATTAGAGAAATGACAACTCATTTCAGTTAAGTGAATGCTGAAAACTGAATTGCCAAATCATCTTTCTTTGCTGCATAGTCATAAAGTAAGTGTTTAAGAGAGCTATAAAAtcataaatatcatttcaaaagacTGAATGCTGAAGTTGATGCTTAGACTcggaagaaagaagaaagaattaAGAAGCACAAAGCTCATAGATAAACTAATAGGCCATAAAATTCTTGCATAACCGTAAGACACTTTAGGTGAGACCTTCCagtaaatttctcaaaaaaatttcaaataatttatagtatcgAAAACATAACTTAAGATCGATTTTTGATATCGTAAgctattcgaaattttaaaaaaatttataagtatGAAATTGTAACTAACTATAATGAATACCACaatcaaaatatttttgaaaatgttTTCAAGCACAACAATTGGTTAAGAAGTTCTAACAGATTTTAGGGTCTTAATTTATTGGACAAAGGCTGCCTGCAAACGAAGGCCTAGGTGGTCAGCGACAGCGTCCATTGCCGGATCTCCATCCCGTACTCCGCTGTGGTCTTAAAGCCCTGTACTCCTCCAATCCTTTAATCGTTTCAAGAAGCACAAATGTTGGGCATTTCTTATGGAGAGCTCTTCCTATTGATTGGAGCCACCGCTGCACTTGTTGGTAAGGTAACCTTTCTTTCTATCGTTTTTCCTAACTTTAAAAGACCAAAGCTGAATTGGgtttgtgtttattttttgttttacggCCAAAGGATCTTCCAATTATAGCCAGAACTCTTGGGAGATTTGCGGGTCGTTCAATTGGATATGTACAATTGGTTCTTGGGCAATTTGAAAATGTCATGCACCAGTCCCAAGCTCGCCAGGTACCAATGGCATGAAGAAATTTCATGATTGGATAGTGGTAATTTTTGTTATGAAATTAGAGATGTGTTTgagtttgaatttttcttatattttgattttgtttaGGTTCACGAAGAGCTTCAAGAAACAATGTCTCAACTTGAGGCGATTCGCCATGAAATTCGAAGCATATCTTTCATGAATCCTAGTCCTTTGACTAGGAATTTGATGGACAGTGCACTTAATCCCAATAATCATGTTAATGCTGGTAAATTTTTAAGTCTTCAAAGAAAAATATGAATCATTGTTTGTTTTTCACTATATTCTTAAGAATAACCAATGTTTATCTACTtcatatttataggtgagaatTTGGTTGGGAAGAGTGTGGAAGAGCAGAAGCCAAAAGTGAAGATCTTGAAAATTTTGTCCCTTATGGTTTTGTGGCTTCTTAATACTGCATAGAGTATTCAGATTCTCATATTTCATTTTATCAGGATAATAGTTTCAAAACCTCATCTTCAGTCGATTTGCATTCTCAAGCAACTTCCTTTGCAAAATTGGCCAAATCTGAAGTTGTTCAGAACATTTCTCTAAAAGGGAATTTAGAGAAAGTGAAGTTTGATTATGAGGTCGgtgtttttgtaattttgcctgTTTCGGCTGAGTCTGGTGGATTGCTTCCAAATCGAAAGGGTAAATTTCTTTTGCTGACTAATAAGCTTAAATTTTATTGTTATCATCTTTGTTCTTGTGGTTTCAATTTTAGCAGAGTCCTTTTGCCTTTTTAAGGAATTTAAAGTCTTTAAGCCTTTATTATTTAACAGAAATTCTTTAACGTTTTTGCACCACTTGTtttgttaagtgtaaatttcaaCTTTTGTATGGAGAAGGATACTTTGAAATTTCTATAGTATTTATTTCCTCCAATACCTGCTCTAGCCTCATTTAGTTAGAAATACATTTTGGTTTTTGTTTTGAAACAATGACATTGTTTTCATATGCTTGCTTTTGTTTTTATTGAAGAAATTTCTCATTTAGTTATAGTTTGTCTACCTTTTCTGCTTCTACTTTTAGCTCTTTTTAGAGTTATTCAaccaacaaaatttaaaagcataaataaatagttaaattTAGTATAAAGTACACACATAAATTCATTTCATCTTGTATTTatcttaattaaattttgtaatgCTGTAAATTTGTTGATTCTTATACATGCATGTTAATTAAGTTGGTGAATGTGAATTCAGAGAATAATATAAAAGGATCAGACATTATGTTGGAAGCAGAAGTTGAAGTAGAAGTTGCTCATCATGCCAAAGACTTCTTTTCCCAGCCACAAAATCAACTGCCCTAAATTCAATCAGAAAGCAACATgttttattatgactaaaagtgAAGTTTTTTGTAGTGAGCATAAGCAACATAGCAATAAAAAATAGATGGATAATTCatcattataattattaataatcttTAATCGGACCATCCCTTTAATTATGTATGGACATTGTAGATGTAAATGTAGACCCCATACTttcctatatatattataattatgacTTTATACTATAGCCAAAATGACCATAATACTCCTCTTATACCTAATCAACCAACATGGACAAAATgaaatttaactataataaaTAACAGCAAGGTTAAAACGGTGAAGAGACTGCTAAGTACAAACTGAAGCCTATATAAGAAACCTTTGTCAAATGCGCTCTCATCACaaaatcaagtatatatatatatttttaagtgttGAGGTTGAGATCATTAATTACTTactagaagaagaagagaccATGGAAAGTTACACAAGGAGCAGAACCATAACGATCAGCGGTAGAAACTTGTCGTCGAGAATTCCTAGTCGTCCGATCCCAAAGAGAGGGCAAGTAAAGATGGGGATAGTTGTCGCCTGTCGGATTAGCTCACTCTGTAGCTTCAGTTTTCTCTCCTGGCCGTCGATGACGAGAttctgattatatatatatatggggttCAGGAGTTGTTTCTGTGCAAATTACgtactctcttttttctttttcttttcttaaatcATGTATGAGATCGACGCTCCCATGTACAGTGGTCTTTGCGGTATATATTAATGgagtttattatatatataattcctTGTTTATTCTCATTATTAGTTAAACTTTTCGCCTCCAATTTAGTTTTGTGTTTCTACATATACATGGATATTTACATGAAATAATCGTACAATATATTGGTAAAAATCTGAACaattaagaaaaattagaattttCATTAGAAGTTATGAATGTTAATAAAGCAACtccagtgtttttttttttttttaaagtaaattataactaaaatgattgaaaagatattttaagaGTCATTCTTATTTTTGTCTATTTCATTCTAACTTCTTATGCTAGCTaagttattttaataattttattaccaattaatttcttttttgttcgtttcataccaaaaaatttaataatttttttttgagaaataagaATCAATACATTAAATCCCAACAATTACATCACCAATTAGAATTTCCCAATTTCGTATACCAATCCCCTTTACACCCACAAACTTGTTGATTATTTATTCCATATACCCTGTTACAAATCAAATCTATCCGTATATTATCTACATCTAATGTTTTCCATGgaagttaataataataataataataaataataaatgacgTATCAATGTGGGGCTGTAGCCCcattaacaaaaatattgtctttcaaaaaattaaatgtaatttttttaatttaataattgtagaccaaaataataaaaaagccttcacaaaattaaataaatctagaaaagtgattataatataagtataaatattttttaatgataaataagcccccactaaataaaaattctgggtccgtcacaataaaatgtgatttttatAACTATTAATACCTTTAACCACagattttttaatcacaagatgatttacaattaattataactttttaacttttagtcacaagttttattataattaaaagtaaaaaaatttataatgatGTTATCTAATGTAATAatgaactttttaatttttgaaatattttataaataagtactcaaaatttttagtttataatttttgtggCATAAGTaggtaaaattaataattttttatcaagCTTTATTAGTACAAATTTTATTgtcttaaatgaaaatattattttgaattcttCTTTACTCTATCCTTTAAAATACCTCACCAAAACACTATTTGCTTTATTTTACCTCACACATTTATATTACATCATgcatcagttttttttttatattttttctatatcatttaaatattattaattaaaacaaaaagtacatatgaaaatgagtaaaaaaaaataataaaaaattaattaattgagtgaaagagagaaagaaaaaatataaaatatatgttttaCCTCTTCACTATTCATGAGCTAAATTTAGAGAAATTTTCTTTGGAGTTTGGGATGAGGTATAATAGCTAAGGGTTTAAAGTATTTGTTAGAGCTCAATTTTAagcttttaattatattttttaacttttagctATTATAACTCATTTGTTGTGAGTGTTGTTATcggattaataaaaaaaattcattaataaCTTTATATCTGTTATATACTCAAAATTACTTGCAGGTAGTTATACCGCAACTAACTATACCTTCGATTTTCTACAATATGCCTATATATTTGGAAATTAACAAAAAGacgaaaatcgaagaaaaagcTTAAAATACATGAAATGGACTAATCTAATAATAGGTCATGAATTTTGGGGgcagtgactttttttttttttttgagagagtgATGATCTAAATCACACTATTATAATCGTCGGTGCAGAAGAATTTCTTGTCAACAAGCTAATTGTTTAGCCAAGGATATACAGAGTCAGAATATGAGTCACTACAAACAAAACGACTTATATCCAATCAAAGTCTAGCCAAAGATATACAGTGACTTATTtaaatcatattccaattgTAGATTTTctatttgaaaaaaatcataTTCCAATCAGAGGCTGCTAGCATGGCCGCCGGCcccattaataattaataagataGTATCCAACATTTTAAGAGacagaaattcaaaatttaatatttttctaaacaaaATCTTAAAATATAATCTAACCAATATTTCTTCCTAGATATTTTGGTGGATACATCATACATGAACCAAGGGCCATTATGTTCTGTCTCCCAAGATTCATTGTCTTGATGGTTACCCTTTGTCTCAgcaaacaaattaataaaaaaataatctagtttcaaattattaaattagttATAATACCACTGACAATAATGTAGTCTGAATATATTCTCATCTCTATGTACTACACTTTCTTAATTTATCAAAGTTGTCTCTCTTCTTGTCATATATGAAAGatacattattaatttttaattgaacATTTATCAATTAAGTTCTACATAAGTACTTTATATGGTTGTCTCCAACAAAAAAGGTACATAttcacattttaatttttttcaagcagtatattttcctttttataaaaaatcaattttattattattatttggaattaatcttaataatttaatatattataaaagttAAAGATAGATTGGATATATATTACGTGATTTAAAACATATGGCTACACAACCAAGTGTACCTTtaatttaaccaaaaaaaataatcgtGAATCATAAAAAGTAAAGCAGGTATGAGTGCGGACCCTTTTTTAAAAGCAAGggaataataaatagaaaatctagttaaaaaatatattttatttagaataataaagactTTTTTAGGccactttaatttttaatttggttAGTTACCTAGTGCTAATTAATCTGGGACACCACCCCATAAGATATATATGACTATGACCGTAAGCTTATCTAGTGAagtcttgtattttttttttttatatatatgtaatctTTGTTACATGCATGTATTGTATAATATAAGCTAGCTGTTTAAATAGATtcaaaaacttaaattttagTAGAACACATTAAAATTGGATGGTTACATACGTACAagtacaataattaattaagcttTGTTAATCAATTTGTAGACATCATATTTCAGAAAAATGATTACTTTCCGGCCGGTCCTCTCGAGTCTCGTACTAGGAAACGTCCTCTTACTCCTAACTAGCA is a window from the Cannabis sativa cultivar Pink pepper isolate KNU-18-1 chromosome 1, ASM2916894v1, whole genome shotgun sequence genome containing:
- the LOC133028948 gene encoding uncharacterized protein LOC133028948; this translates as MLGISYGELFLLIGATAALVGKDLPIIARTLGRFAGRSIGYVQLVLGQFENVMHQSQARQVHEELQETMSQLEAIRHEIRSISFMNPSPLTRNLMDSALNPNNHVNAGENLVGKSVEEQKPKVKDNSFKTSSSVDLHSQATSFAKLAKSEVVQNISLKGNLEKVKFDYEVGVFVILPVSAESGGLLPNRKENNIKGSDIMLEAEVEVEVAHHAKDFFSQPQNQLP